From a single Rosa rugosa chromosome 7, drRosRugo1.1, whole genome shotgun sequence genomic region:
- the LOC133720880 gene encoding rust resistance kinase Lr10-like translates to MNLPPLLFLLLIVFPSIVKPISKAADDQACPVQRCRHDGPDIKFPFRLQHYPLHCGHPEFEVFCSSFSNKTMMKLSSSSGFFLIQTIDYERQQFRVYDEDGCLPRRLLNFTLSVSLFPPANLIEDCCFYEYENNLWNMTLLNCTQAQDLRYSFPISCLSVPGHYQILAVKNFTLNDLPVGSDCYTLSEFFLPVQKTQEDPCGCELANGLFLEWRDFPECQVMKCYPTHIQTHIHSHITIQKHKGLSTRFIVMGVSVCGFVVLSTTAVAIFYHLKQSIKRKEEKENQRKIEKFLDDHKSHVPTRYSYADIKKMTNGFKKKLGEGGFGSVFSGKLPSNGVPIAVKVLKDSKGSGEDFVNEVGTIGRIHHVNVVPLLGFSAEGGNRALIYELMPNRSLEKFIKSRGSNNSSSSFNWEKLCNIITGIAKGIEYLHQGCDQRILHFDIKPHNILLDHAFNPKISDFGMAKLCSKEDSVISMTAARGTMGYIAPEVFNGNFGTVSYKSDVYSFGMLVLEVIGARKETAVTSSDNEAYFPQLIYKLIQGEEMDLELADDGDAQIAKRLAIVALWCIQWYPVSRPSMKGVVRMLEGPSESLIMPPNPFGSITPTGPTTTPSS, encoded by the exons ATGAATCTCCCGCCTCTGCTTTTCTTGCTTTTAATTGTGTTCCCCAGTATTGTTAAACCAATTAGCAAAGCAGCCGATGATCAGGCCTGCCCAGTTCAAAGGTGTAGGCATGATGGTCCTGATATCAAGTTTCCATTCCGTCTACAACACTATCCCCTTCACTGTGGCCATCCAGAGTTTGAGGTTTTCTGCAGCAGCTTCAGCAACAAGACCATGATGAAGCTTTCCTCATCGTCAGGATTCTTTCTAATACAAACAATCGATTACGAGAGACAACAGTTTCGTGTGTATGATGAGGATGGTTGCCTCCCGAGACGCCTTCTTAATTTTACTCTCTCCGTCTCACTCTTTCCACCAGCAAATTTGATTGAAGATTGCTGTTTTTACGAGTACGAAAACAATTTGTGGAACATGACGTTGTTAAATTGTACCCAGGCACAAGATCTCAGGTACAGCTTTCCGATCTCATGTCTCAGTGTCCCAGGGCATTATCAAATTCTGGCTGTTAAGAATTTTACTTTGAATGACTTGCCGGTAGGCAGTGATTGCTATACTTTGTCAGAATTCTTTCTTCCAGTTCAAAAAACACAGGAAGATCCGTGTGGCTGTGAACTAGCCAATGGTCTTTTCCTGGAATGGAGAGATTTCCCAGAATGTCAAGTCATGAAGTGTTATCCCACTCACATTCAGACTCACATTCACAGTCACATTACCATACAAAAACACAAAG GTCTATCAACTAGGTTTATTGTCATGGGAGTGAGTGTATGTGGGTTTGTTGTCTTGTCAACTACGGCGGTAGCCATCTTTTACCATTTAAAGCAATCAATAAAGAGGAAAGAGGAAAAGGAGAATCAAAGAAAGATTGAAAAGTTCCTAGATGATCACAAGTCCCATGTACCAACAAGATACTCCTATGCTGATATAAAGAAGATGACAAATGGATTCAAGAAGAAGTTGGGTGAAGGAGGTTTTGGAAGTGTTTTCAGTGGAAAGCTTCCCAGTAATGGAGTGCCAATTGCTGTAAAAGTCCTCAAGGATTCTAAAGGAAGTGGAGAAGATTTTGTTAACGAAGTGGGAACCATTGGCAGGATTCACCATGTAAACGTGGTTCCCCTACTTGGGTTTTCAGCTGAAGGAGGGAACCGTGCTCTTATTTACGAGCTCATGCCAAACAGGTCCCTAGAGAAGTTCATCAAGTCTAGAGGATCAAATAATAGCAGCAGTTCATTTAACTGGGAGAAACTTTGCAACATCATCACAGGTATAGCAAAGGGAATCGAGTACCTTCACCAAGGGTGTGACCAGAGGATTCTCCACTTTGATATCAAGCCTCACAATATCTTGTTAGACCATGCCTTTAATCcgaaaatttctgattttggtaTGGCTAAACTCTGTTCCAAGGAAGATAGTGTTATATCTATGACTGCTGCCAGAGGCACTATGGGCTACATTGCACCTGAAGTATTTAATGGCAACTTTGGCACTGTCTCCTACAAATCGGATGTGTATAGTTTTGGGATGCTGGTGCTTGAAGTTATTGGAGCCAGGAAGGAAACTGCTGTTACATCTAGCGACAACGAGGCTTATTTTCCTCAATTGATTTATAAGTTGATCCAAGGAGAAGAGATGGATTTGGAGCTAGCTGATGATGGAGATGCTCAGATTGCTAAGAGATTAGCAATTGTGGCACTTTGGTGCATCCAGTGGTACCCGGTGAGTCGCCCTTCCATGAAAGGAGTTGTTAGAATGCTGGAAGGACCCTCTGAAAGCTTGATCATGCCACCCAATCCGTTTGGTTCCATAACTCCGACGGGACCAACAACAACCCCATCAAGTTAA